The following is a genomic window from Terriglobia bacterium.
TCGGCTTGGCAAACAAGGAATCGCTGGTCGTGGCGGGCGAGTTGATCACCGCCGAGGCGAAGCGCCAGGGCAAGCCGCTGCTGCCGATTGATAGTGAACACAACGCGGTGCACCAGTGCATGCGTGGCGGCCGCTTGCAGGAGGCCGAGCGCATCTGGCTGACGGCTTCGGGCGGGCCGTTTCTGAACACGCCGCCGTCGGAGTTCGACGGCATCACCCCCGAGCAGGCTCTGAACCACCCCACGTGGAAGATGGGGCCTCGCATCACCATCGATTCCGCCACGCTGATGAACAAAGGATTCGAGGTGATCGAGGCCTGCCGCCTGTTCGACCTGCCGCCAAGCCGGATTGGCGTGATCGTGCATCCGCAGTCCACAATCCACTCGATGGTTGAGTTCATTGATGGCAGCCTGCTGGCGCAACTGTCGGTCACCGATATGCGCCTGCCGATTTTGTACGCCCTCACCTATCCCGATCGAATTGGTTCCGATTTGCGCTTTCCTGTTCAAGAACTCCGCAGCCTGAATTTCAGCCCCCCGGATATGGAGAAGTTCCCTTGCCTGCGTCTGGCCTACGAAGCCGCCGAAGCCGGCGGGACCAAGACCATCGCCCTCAACGCCGCCGACGAGGCCGCAGTAGCCGCTTTTCTGCAGCGAACAATCCGCTTTTCCGACATTCCCCGCATCATTCGCAGCACAGTTCATGAAACCGTCGCTGCCCATCCCGAATCTATTACTAAAGTACTCAAGGCGGATGCGGAGGCGCGTCGCTCGGCTTGGGATAAAATTGAAGCACTGAGCCGCAGCCAGAGTTCCAATTCTGCCCGGGTCAGTTGAAAAGGAACCGACTTCAAATTGATGGAAAATTTCTTTGTCGACTTGGCGGCCGTAGCGGTTGTACTCGGGATCATGATCGTGGTCCATGAGTTCGGCCACTTTGCCGCCGCGAAACTGTTTGACGTGCGGGTGGACCAGTTCGCCATCGGCTTTGGGAAGCGGTTGTTCGGCATCAAGAAGGGCGAGACCGATTACCGCTTTAACGCCTTGCCCTTCGGCGGCTACGTCAAAATGGCGGGCGAGAACCCGCTGGAGGCGCACAGCGGCGACCCCCGTGAGTTCACCTCAAAACCGCGCTGGCAGCGGTTCATCATTGCCTTCGCCGGCCCCTTCGCCAATGTCGTGCTCGCCATTGCCCTGCTGACCGGCGTGTTTATGGTGCGCTACGAGCACCCGGTTTATCTCAACCAGCCGGCGGTGATCGGATGGGTGCTGGACAATTCTTCGGCGCAAAAGGCCGGCATTCAGGCGGGCGACCGCATCGTGCGTATCGAGGACGTGCAGAACCCAACCTGGGAGGACGTGCTGCCCAAGGTGGTGATGAGCCCCGGACAGCCGGTCACGCTGGCAATCCAGCGCGGCGATCAGATTCTTGAGAAGACGATCGTTCCAACTCCGACCGGGCCGGAGGAATTCGGCAATCCCGGGTGGCTGCCGGACCAGCCCAATACGGTCACCGAGATTGAGCCGAGCCTGCCGGCAGCCAAGGCCGGCATCAGGGTCGGCGACACCATCGTTGCCCTGAACGGGCAGCCGACGCGCTCCATGCAGGCGGTCATCCGCGAGATCCAAGCGAACAAGGACAAGCCGCTCACCTTGACTGCGGTGCGCGACAACAAAGAACTGAATTTCACGGTTACGCCGATGCTGACCGAGCTGAACGGCAAGCAAATGTGGCGCATCGGGATTCGCTCCGAACCGCAGCAGGTTGACAAGCTGCCCTTCGGCAAAGCGTTCGTGAAGTCGCTCGACCAGAACAAGCGGAATTCGTTCCTGATCATCGAACTGGTCGAGAAGATGGTGCAGCGCAAGGTGTCGGTGAAGCAGTTCTCCAGCCCCATCGGAATTGCGCAGGCGTCGGGCGAGGCGGCGCGGCAGCAGGGATGGACCCCGCTGCTGGCGCTAATGTCGGCCATCAGCCTCAACTTGGCCATCTTCAACCTGTTCCCGTTCCCCATCCTCGACGGCGGCATGATCCTGTTCCTGGCGATTGAGGGCATCCGCAGGCGCGACATCAGCCTGCGTCTGAAGGAGCGCATCTACCAGTTGGCGTTCGTGCTGCTGATTCTGTTCGCCGTAATTGTGATCTACAACGACCTGGCAAAGACGCTTCCGGGGCTGCAGAGATTGCCGTAGTGCAGTTGTGAGTTGTAAGTTCGCGGCTGCATCACGCAGCCCGCGCCACCGCAAGAACGCTAAGGTCGTCGTTGCGCGCCGCGCCGCGCGCGAACGTTCCCAGATCCTCCAGACAGCCTCGGACAAGCTGCTGCGGCCCGAACTGGGCATGATGAGCTGCCGCGCGGGTCAAACGCTCGGCTCCGTACTCCTGGCCGCTGCCGTCGCACGACTCCGAGATACCGTCCGTATAGAGCAGCAATCCATCCCCTGCGACCAGCTTCAGGTGGACACTGCCGTATTGGCTGTTGCCGAACATGCCCAGCGGAAGTCCGGTGGACTCCAGCGCACTGACTTGGTCTCCGCACAACAGCAGAGGCGGACAGTGTCCCGCGTTGGCGAGGTGAACGGCGCCGTCGGGCTGCGCGCGGCCGCAGATCACGGTTGCGTAGTGCGTCGATAGCGCCGTCTCGCAGAAGATGCGGTTGGCCCGCTCCAGCAGATCGTCCGGCGCCAGGCCCAGCGTGATCAGGGTGCGAAACATGGCGTGCAATTGCGACATCAACATCGAAGCCGCAATGCCTTTGCCGGCGACATCGCCGAGCACGAAGTACAGCACCTCGCCCGCGGCCGGAATCAGGTCGCAGTAATCTCCGCTCACCGGGCCGAAGGCTTCGTAGTGGTAACACGCGGACCATCCGCCCACGCGAAGTTCCTTCGCCGGGAGCAGATTGTTCTGAATGCGCGAGGCCAGTTGCAGATCGTCTTCCAGCGCCCGTTGTTCCCGCGGCGTCAGGTGGCCAAGGCAGAGGCGCAACAAGGGATTGGCGGCGAGCCGCTCCGCTTCGATGGGGTCGTGGCAGGTCTCGCACAGGCCGTAGCTGCCGTTGGCGACGCGCTCCAGCGCGCTGTCCACTTCGCGGAGTAGTTGGGAAAATTGCGCCTCCGCAGGCGCCGTAGAGATGGCCTGCTCCAGCCGAACGCGCCGTTCCAGCAGTTGCTCGCGAACCGAACTCGGGGTGCTAATCGCGACTTGGGACCCTTCAGCCATAGCTACTTGATGCCGCGAGGCAAATGGGAGACTCGCAATGTTCCGAGGCTGAAAGCGCGATGTGCAGAGCAGGACGCTACATCTAAGTGATTACCACTGTGATATTAGCTCCAGCCAGCCGCTGTTTATAGACCCCCCTCCCCCTCCTCGGCTGTGGGGTCAACAGGTTAAGGCAGGGATACCGTCGGGCAACCTCAGGTAACCTACGGTAACCGTGGACGGCGCTAGTTAACCGACAAGGCAACTTTTGCGGGATGTGGCGGGTGACCATTGTTATCCAATAGTTAAACAGCGATTGTCTGAAGACACAACCACCGAGGCGCAGTGTGCGCGGAATCACAGTAGCGCTTGCAGTGGATGATGTCTGTGACAAGGGGAGAATAATTTTCCGGGGAATTCCCGATTTGGGAAAGAGGTTGCGAGTTTATGACGCCGCTTTAGGAACGGCGCGAGCCTTGTGTCACTGACTGAAGCCGAAGCAGAACTGCAGGCAAGATACAAGGGTGGGAATGACGAATCTCGACACCCTCTGTACCGCCACCGCCTTACTCCCTTCCGACCACGGTGTCATAGAGCCCATAATGCGCGAGCCCCTCGTGGCTCTCGATGCCCGTGTACCGCAGCGAGGCATCCTCGTAACGTCGGAACGCAAACACCGCCTGGTTCATCTGCTCGGTATTGAATACCTTCAAGCACACGAGCAGATAAAAATCCTTCACCGTCAGGCCGGTGACGGCCAGGAACAAGTCCGGCTCCAGCTTGGTGATCACGTCCTGCAGCGTGTTCTCGCGAAAATCGGTCAGGTACATGAACGCAGGGATGCGAGTAGCGAACTTGATCAGCTTTTCTTGCACGAGCTTGCGCTTGGACTTGTATTCCTTCTCCTCCTCGGTGAGCTGCTTCCTCTGTTTCTCGGTCAGCTCCTCGCCCTTGGCCTCGTTCTTGAGCTCCTTGACCTTCTCGCTCTTGTTGATGATGGTCTCGATGATGTTGTCGCCCAGCGCGCGCCAGCCCTCGATACGTTCCACAGCGGCCATTGCCTCGGGGTTATCGAGGACTCGGCGCAGCGTGTCGTTGTCCACGTTCACCAGCAGTGCGCTCTCCCATTTGCGCGCCAGCAGCGTAGCCGAGGTGCCTGCCATCGCGATATCGAGAATGCTGCCGGCATCGATCTGAATCATGACCGCGCCGTTGTAGGCCAGCACCGGCAGGAACGACACGAGATCCTTGACGGCGTTTTCCGGATTCGATTCGTTGGGCGAAAGTCCGATGCCGTACTCAGAGAGCTGACGAAGCGCGCGCGTGGGCGCAAAGTCGAACACGAAGCAGTCAGGTTTGAAGATCTCTTCTTCGTGTGGGTCGTCGCCATTCGGGTTTTTAATCGACCATGGAGACTGCACGCGGAACGCGGCCTGAAAGTAGGTCTCCGGCGATTTCAAGTTGCGTAGCATCAAGATCGAAGACCATTGCGGCACAGTCACGCCGGTAGTGAGCTTAGCGCACGACAGTGTAATCGTTTTGGTCTCGAAGCCGCTCCCGATGGCCTTGCGCACCGGCGGCAGTGCCGCTAGCC
Proteins encoded in this region:
- the rseP gene encoding RIP metalloprotease RseP translates to MENFFVDLAAVAVVLGIMIVVHEFGHFAAAKLFDVRVDQFAIGFGKRLFGIKKGETDYRFNALPFGGYVKMAGENPLEAHSGDPREFTSKPRWQRFIIAFAGPFANVVLAIALLTGVFMVRYEHPVYLNQPAVIGWVLDNSSAQKAGIQAGDRIVRIEDVQNPTWEDVLPKVVMSPGQPVTLAIQRGDQILEKTIVPTPTGPEEFGNPGWLPDQPNTVTEIEPSLPAAKAGIRVGDTIVALNGQPTRSMQAVIREIQANKDKPLTLTAVRDNKELNFTVTPMLTELNGKQMWRIGIRSEPQQVDKLPFGKAFVKSLDQNKRNSFLIIELVEKMVQRKVSVKQFSSPIGIAQASGEAARQQGWTPLLALMSAISLNLAIFNLFPFPILDGGMILFLAIEGIRRRDISLRLKERIYQLAFVLLILFAVIVIYNDLAKTLPGLQRLP
- a CDS encoding 1-deoxy-D-xylulose-5-phosphate reductoisomerase, with amino-acid sequence MKKIAILGSTGSIGRSTLSIVSAYPDRFSVVALAAGNDFEGLFRQALRYKPRLVSVASAEDAQQVREGLGMSGLTDIEVVHGPAGNVAVATHSEADFVVSAIVGVAGLEATYAAVKAGKCVGLANKESLVVAGELITAEAKRQGKPLLPIDSEHNAVHQCMRGGRLQEAERIWLTASGGPFLNTPPSEFDGITPEQALNHPTWKMGPRITIDSATLMNKGFEVIEACRLFDLPPSRIGVIVHPQSTIHSMVEFIDGSLLAQLSVTDMRLPILYALTYPDRIGSDLRFPVQELRSLNFSPPDMEKFPCLRLAYEAAEAGGTKTIALNAADEAAVAAFLQRTIRFSDIPRIIRSTVHETVAAHPESITKVLKADAEARRSAWDKIEALSRSQSSNSARVS
- a CDS encoding SpoIIE family protein phosphatase, whose product is MAEGSQVAISTPSSVREQLLERRVRLEQAISTAPAEAQFSQLLREVDSALERVANGSYGLCETCHDPIEAERLAANPLLRLCLGHLTPREQRALEDDLQLASRIQNNLLPAKELRVGGWSACYHYEAFGPVSGDYCDLIPAAGEVLYFVLGDVAGKGIAASMLMSQLHAMFRTLITLGLAPDDLLERANRIFCETALSTHYATVICGRAQPDGAVHLANAGHCPPLLLCGDQVSALESTGLPLGMFGNSQYGSVHLKLVAGDGLLLYTDGISESCDGSGQEYGAERLTRAAAHHAQFGPQQLVRGCLEDLGTFARGAARNDDLSVLAVARAA